One genomic window of Punica granatum isolate Tunisia-2019 chromosome 1, ASM765513v2, whole genome shotgun sequence includes the following:
- the LOC116207610 gene encoding uncharacterized protein LOC116207610 produces the protein MQPLIDRICRSLEDYGFCYKVFNDNLEGHARNMQGLGEIAQLQALFNATNIHLFIMRLYNSIPTGPEKKALEKCMNAYSVVSNQFQIGLLLFEQGRYRDMLDTERITPQAQSSCSTTFITQPSPENLLIERNREMRILIGMAITTCLDLRQHMQHL, from the coding sequence ATGCAGCCCTTGATTGATCGGATATGTAGGTCGTTGGAGGACTACGGGTTCTGCTACAAGGTGTTCAATGACAACCTCGAGGGGCATGCAAGAAACATGCAAGGGCTCGGTGAGATAGCCCAGTTGCAGGCCCTCTTCAACGCGACCAATATCCACCTCTTCATAATGAGGCTGTACAACAGCATACCCACAGGGCCGGAGAAAAAGGCGCTCGAGAAGTGCATGAATGCCTATTCTGTTGTCTCCAACCAATTCCAAATTGGGTTACTGCTATTCGAACAGGGCAGGTACCGGGATATGCTGGACACAGAGAGGATAACCCCACAGGCACAGAGCAGTTGCAGCACAACATTTATCACGCAGCCTTCTCCAGAGAACCTGTTGATCGAGCGGAACAGGGAGATGAGGATTCTCATTGGGATGGCCATAACCACTTGCTTGGATCTTCGCCAGCACATGCAGCACCTTTGA
- the LOC116207618 gene encoding uncharacterized protein LOC116207618, giving the protein MVFFPLVVIAFTFPLISQVLGNTDPQTQGLIDRVCHQMEDYGFCNNVYQAQLKGGSSDMRGLAQIAQEQAQNNATQIRFSIMDLLGRTTDQSLKDALTECQTAYNTIIDQFQQAWFYFSKLESYQEVLNLEKITPRLLGSCISSFDTPAHPPNPLVEQNREQRILITMALVSTSFLTK; this is encoded by the exons ATGGTGTTCTTCCCTCTCGTGGTGATTGCTTTCACCTTCCCCCTGATCTCTCAGGTTCTTGGCAACACTGATCCCCAAACTCAAGGCTTGATTGATAGGGTATGTCACCAAATGGAGGACTATGGATTCTGCAACAATGTGTACCAAGCGCAGCTCAAGGGCGGCTCTTCAGATATGCGTGGGCTGGCACAAATCGCACAGGAGCAGGCACAAAACAACGCGACCCAAATTCGCTTCTCCATTATGGACCTGCTAG GGAGGACGACCGATCAGTCCCTGAAAGATGCCCTCACTGAGTGCCAGACCGCGTACAACACCATAATCGACCAGTTCCAACAGGCGTGGTTCTATTTCAGCAAGCTCGAGTCTTACCAGGAAGTGCTCAACCTTGAGAAGATAACGCCCCGGTTACTAGGGAGCTGCATCTCGAGCTTTGACACTCCAGCTCATCCGCCAAACCCGCTAGTCGAGCAGAACCGGGAGCAGAGGATTCTCATTACCATGGCTCTGGTCTCTACCTCATTCCTGACCAAATAA
- the LOC116207625 gene encoding uncharacterized protein LOC116207625 translates to MASLRQWTLLSLPLVVVAFTFPPISPVLGDTDPQTQSLIDNICRQMEDYGFCNNVYQEQLKGGSSDMRGLAQIAQKQALNNATQIRIFIMDLLGRTTDQAQKDALTECQSAYNTVIDQFTQAWFYFLQLESYHEVLTFERITPRVLASCNSSFDTPDHPPNPLVEQNREQRILITMALVSTSFLTQ, encoded by the exons ATGGCTTCTCTAAGGCAATGGACTCTGTTGTCCCTCCCTCTCGTGGTGGTTGCTTTCACCTTCCCCCCGATCTCTCCGGTCCTCGGTGACACTGATCCCCAAACTCAAAGCTTGATTGATAACATATGTCGCCAAATGGAGGACTACGGATTCTGCAACAATGTGTACCAAGAGCAGCTCAAGGGCGGCTCTTCGGATATGCGTGGGCTGGCACAAATTGCTCAGAAGCAGGCACTAAACAACGCGACCCAGATTCGCATCTTCATTATGGACCTGCTTG GGAGGACGACCGATCAGGCCCAGAAGGATGCCCTCACTGAGTGCCAGTCTGCGTACAACACCGTAATCGACCAGTTCACACAGGCTTGGTTCTATTTCCTCCAGCTCGAGTCTTACCACGAAGTGCTCACCTTTGAGAGGATAACGCCCCGGGTACTAGCGAGCTGCAATTCAAGCTTTGACACTCCAGATCATCCGCCAAACCCACTAGTCGAGCAGAACCGGGAGCAGAGGATTCTCATTACCATGGCTCTGGTCTCTACCTCATTCCTGACCCAATAA
- the LOC116202231 gene encoding pectinesterase inhibitor 2-like: MASTLLLFSFTFSSFFFLLSPCYGVPQETLAAICSQTQNQETCQRILGSDPRTGSADLPLLSLISIDAAQKQADSNLNTFSALLRDSTRNNPSLQNAYGTCVSLYQEIQKELGAAHDLSKQGKYDEVDKAGPSTDPAYKCENGLPSSSPTAAITEDMLLTLQTFYSVTAFVAQSA, from the coding sequence ATGGCTTCcactcttcttctcttctccttcaccttctcctccttcttcttcctcctcagtCCTTGTTATGGAGTCCCGCAAGAAACCCTCGCCGCAATCTGCTCGCAGACCCAGAACCAAGAAACATGCCAGAGGATTCTCGGGTCGGACCCCCGAACCGGCTCGGCAGACCTCCCTCTGCTGTCCCTCATCTCCATCGATGCTGCCCAGAAACAGGCAGACAGTAACCTCAACACCTTCTCTGCGCTTCTCCGCGACTCGACCAGAAATAATCCTTCCCTCCAAAATGCATACGGGACCTGCGTCTCCCTGTACCAGGAGATACAGAAAGAGCTTGGAGCTGCGCATGATCTGTCGAAGCAAGGGAAGTACGACGAGGTAGACAAGGCAGGGCCCTCGACGGACCCCGCTTACAAGTGTGAAAATGGACTCCCCTCAAGCTCTCCGACCGCTGCTATCACGGAGGACATGCTGCTGACTCTCCAGACATTCTATAGCGTCACCGCGTTTGTCGCTCAATCAGCTTag
- the LOC116207635 gene encoding galactinol synthase 2-like: MMDCFCEESWRNHTPHSTAQDRVLPAVSDRVKWPAHMGARPPPYFNAGMFVFKPDLATYHDLLSTLKAIPPTPFAEQSKASGLENAGGTGTGPPARPVSAWRHCPWQCQRECRLPGAPPGSPLPPVYNLVMSMLWRHPEKIDLGQVKVVHYCATGAKPWRFSGKEENMDREDVRMLVKRWWGHL; the protein is encoded by the exons ATGATGGACTGTTTCTGCGAGGAGTCGTGGCGGAACCACACCCCACACTCCACAGCACAAGATCGGGTACTGCCAGCAGTGTCCGATAGGGTCAAGTGGCCCGCCCATATGGGTGCCAGGCCACCTCCCTATTTCAATGCCGGAATGTTCGTTTTCAAGCCCGATCTTGCTACCTATCACGACCTATTGAGTACACTGAAAGCCATCCCTCCAACTCCATTTGCTGAGCAG AGCAAGGCCAGCGGGCTGGAAAATGCTGGCGGCACTGGCACCGGCCCGCCCGCTAGACCGGTGTCAGCGTGGCGACACTGCCCTTGGCAGTGCCAACGGGAGTGCCGCCTGCCTGGTGCACCCCCTGGGAGT CCCCTCCCTCCGGTCTACAACCTTGTAATGTCGATGCTGTGGCGCCACCCAGAGAAAATCGACCTTGGGCAAGTTAAGGTTGTCCACTACTGTGCCACGGGGGCCAAGCCATGGAGGTTCAGCGGCAAGGAGGAGAATATGGACAGGGAAGATGTTAGGATGCTGGTGAAGAGATGGTGGGGACATCTATAA
- the LOC116202194 gene encoding chloroplast stem-loop binding protein of 41 kDa b, chloroplastic, with protein sequence MAKLVAVQHQNHPSFSLLHSSSFSDFNGARLHTSVQYKRKFVQPKGALHVIASSTKKILIMGGTRFIGVFLTRLLVKEGHQVTLFTRGKAPITQQLPGESDKDYADFSSQVLHLKGDRKDFDFVKSSLSAAGFDVVYDINGREADEVAPILDALPNLEQYIYCSSAGVYLKTDTPPHYEFDAVDPKSRHKGKLETESLLVKRGVNWTSLRPVYIYGPLNYNPVEEWFFHRLKAGRPIPIPNSGLQITQLGHVKDLARVFVEVLGNEKASKQVFNISGEKYVTFDGLAKACAKAGGFPEPEIIHYNPKEFDFGKKKAFPFRDQHFFASVEKAKSVLGWKPEFNLVEGLADSYNLDFGRGTYRKEADFSTDDMILGKSLVLQS encoded by the exons ATGGCGAAGCTGGTGGCAGTCCAACACCAAAACCACCCTTCTTTCTCCCTCCTCCATTCCTCTTCCTTCTCCGACTTCAATGGCGCCCGCCTCCACACCTCCGTtcag TACAAGAGGAAGTTCGTGCAGCCTAAAGGAGCATTACATGTTATTGCTTCGAGCACCAAGAAAATCCTCATAATGGGAGGCACCCGTTTTATCGGTGTATTCCTGACAAGACTCCTTGTCAAGGAAGGCCATCAG GTGACTCTATTTACCAGAGGGAAGGCACCTATTACTCAACAATTACCGGGCGAATCAGATAAGGACTATGCAGATTTCTCCTCTCAA GTATTGCATTTGAAAGGAGATAGGAAGGACTTTGATTTCGTAAAGTCGAGCCTCTCAGCAGCAGGATTTGATGTTGTATATGACATCAATG GCCGTGAAGCTGATGAAGTTGCCCCAATCTTGGATGCCCTCCCGAATCTTGAACA GTACATTTACTGCTCTTCAGCTGGTGTCTACCTCAAGACTGACACTCCACCTCACTATGAG TTTGATGCAGTAGATCCAAAGAGTAGGCACAAGGGAAAGCTCGAGACAGAGAGCTTGCTCGTGAAGAGGGGAGTCAACTGGACTTCTTTAAGGCCTGTTTACATCTACGGGCCCCTGAACTACAACCCTGTTGAAGAATGGTTCTTCCACCGCCTCAAAGCGGGCAGGCCAATCCCTATCCCGAACTCCGGGCTGCAAATTACCCAACTCGGGCATGTTAAG GATCTGGCGAGGGTCTTTGTTGAAGTTTTAGGAAACGAGAAAGCCAGCAAGCAAGTGTTTAACATTTCAGGAGAAAAATACGTGACCTTTGATGGTCTAGCAAAAGCATGTGCCAAG GCTGGTGGATTCCCTGAGCCCGAGATCATTCACTATAATCCCAAGGAATTCGACTTCGGCAAGAAGAAGGCTTTTCCATTCCGTGACCAG CACTTCTTTGCATCGGTCGAGAAAGCCAAGAGCGTCCTGGGGTGGAAACCCGAGTTCAACCTAGTGGAAGGGCTCGCAGACTCCTACAATCTCGACTTTGGCCGAGGCACGTACCGCAAAGAGGCCGATTTCTCAACGGATGACATGATCCTCGGAAAGAGCCTAGTGCTACAGAGCTAA
- the LOC116202214 gene encoding F-box/kelch-repeat protein At3g23880-like isoform X2, which produces MEKLSDDILVQILTRIPARSVTQLKLTNKKWCALISHPLFVRAYAEHLRTDMRAVRILKIDRFCLQGASNVGPPQSIVFEVFEGHSFDIEVTNLHDPISHFTPTKIQVAGSCDGLIFFIRHCGMYHVLSLWNPSTKEVRDLPDDLNGTYKFGLSQRVPFGLGIGFDRQMDDYKIVRAACSQNEHGVKETVVDVFTLKTNAWRRIHDNPREKFREVPLPESNANTEFQGIGIIDGCLVIYTVYWKRSGLFEAWAMKEFGGRASWAKLFSISGDRLPTPTKRLQLISLRNGKILLGLDRNEIVLYDIAEGSCQFLLDIGWSDFRYEFIVYVESLISPYPIRGISR; this is translated from the exons ATGGAGAAGCTCAGTGATGACATCCTTGTCCAAATTCTTACTAGGATACCGGCACGTTCGGTGACTCAACTAAAGTTAACGAACAAGAAATGGTGTGCTTTGATTTCTCATCCGCTGTTTGTTAGAGCATACGCAGAGCATTTGAGGACTGACATGAGAGCAGTTCGCATCCTTAAAATCGACCGCTTTTGTCTTCAGGGAGCCTCAAATGTCGGTCCTCCTCAGTCTATTGTTTTTGAAGTATTCGAGGGGCATAGCTTTGATATTGAAGTAACCAATCTTCATGACCCAATCAGCCATTTCACACCGACAAAGATTCAAGTGGCAGGATCCTGTGATGGCTTGATATTTTTCATTCGGCATTGTGGTATGTATCATGTTCTCTCTTTGTGGAACCCATCTACAAAGGAGGTCAGGGATTTGCCAGATGACCTGAATGGAACTTATAAATTTGGGCTCAGTCAGCGGGTGCCCTTTGGACTTGGTATTGGCTTTGATCGTCAAATGGATGACTATAAGATAGTAAGGGCTGCTTGTTCTCAAAACGAGCATGGTGTGAAGGAAACTGTAGTTGATGTTTTCACGCTGAAAACTAATGCCTGGAGGAGAATTCACGACAATCCTAGGG AAAAGTTCCGAGAAGTGCCATTGCCAGAAAGCAATGCAAACACCGAGTTCCAGGGAATAGGGATTATTGATGGGTGTCTGGTCATATATACGGTTTACTGGAAGCGGAGTGGCCTTTTTGAGGCATGGGCGATGAAGGAATTCGGTGGGAGGGCATCATGGGCTAAGCTTTTCAGTATCTCGGGAGATAGATTGCCTACCCCAACAAAACGCTTGCAACTGATATCTCTTAGGAATGGCAAGATCCTCCTAGGCCTTGACAGGAATGAGATAGTCCTGTATGATATAGCAGAGGGAAGTTGTCAATTCCTGCTTGATATTGGCTGGTCTGATTTTCGTTACGAATTCATTGTTTATGTGGAAAGTCTCATCTCACCTTACCCTATCCGGGGAATTAGTCGATGA
- the LOC116202214 gene encoding F-box/kelch-repeat protein At3g23880-like isoform X1 — translation MEKLSDDILVQILTRIPARSVTQLKLTNKKWCALISHPLFVRAYAEHLRTDMRAVRILKIDRFCLQGASNVGPPQSIVFEVFEGHSFDIEVTNLHDPISHFTPTKIQVAGSCDGLIFFIRHCGMYHVLSLWNPSTKEVRDLPDDLNGTYKFGLSQRVPFGLGIGFDRQMDDYKIVRAACSQNEHGVKETVVDVFTLKTNAWRRIHDNPRGMLSCDSFHLNGAVHWFMRCKTEAEDSCVIVSFDLATEKFREVPLPESNANTEFQGIGIIDGCLVIYTVYWKRSGLFEAWAMKEFGGRASWAKLFSISGDRLPTPTKRLQLISLRNGKILLGLDRNEIVLYDIAEGSCQFLLDIGWSDFRYEFIVYVESLISPYPIRGISR, via the coding sequence ATGGAGAAGCTCAGTGATGACATCCTTGTCCAAATTCTTACTAGGATACCGGCACGTTCGGTGACTCAACTAAAGTTAACGAACAAGAAATGGTGTGCTTTGATTTCTCATCCGCTGTTTGTTAGAGCATACGCAGAGCATTTGAGGACTGACATGAGAGCAGTTCGCATCCTTAAAATCGACCGCTTTTGTCTTCAGGGAGCCTCAAATGTCGGTCCTCCTCAGTCTATTGTTTTTGAAGTATTCGAGGGGCATAGCTTTGATATTGAAGTAACCAATCTTCATGACCCAATCAGCCATTTCACACCGACAAAGATTCAAGTGGCAGGATCCTGTGATGGCTTGATATTTTTCATTCGGCATTGTGGTATGTATCATGTTCTCTCTTTGTGGAACCCATCTACAAAGGAGGTCAGGGATTTGCCAGATGACCTGAATGGAACTTATAAATTTGGGCTCAGTCAGCGGGTGCCCTTTGGACTTGGTATTGGCTTTGATCGTCAAATGGATGACTATAAGATAGTAAGGGCTGCTTGTTCTCAAAACGAGCATGGTGTGAAGGAAACTGTAGTTGATGTTTTCACGCTGAAAACTAATGCCTGGAGGAGAATTCACGACAATCCTAGGGGTATGCTTTCCTGTGATTCATTTCACTTGAATGGGGCTGTGCATTGGTTCATGAGGTGCAAAACTGAAGCAGAAGATTCATGTGTTATTGTTTCGTTTGATTTGGCAACAGAAAAGTTCCGAGAAGTGCCATTGCCAGAAAGCAATGCAAACACCGAGTTCCAGGGAATAGGGATTATTGATGGGTGTCTGGTCATATATACGGTTTACTGGAAGCGGAGTGGCCTTTTTGAGGCATGGGCGATGAAGGAATTCGGTGGGAGGGCATCATGGGCTAAGCTTTTCAGTATCTCGGGAGATAGATTGCCTACCCCAACAAAACGCTTGCAACTGATATCTCTTAGGAATGGCAAGATCCTCCTAGGCCTTGACAGGAATGAGATAGTCCTGTATGATATAGCAGAGGGAAGTTGTCAATTCCTGCTTGATATTGGCTGGTCTGATTTTCGTTACGAATTCATTGTTTATGTGGAAAGTCTCATCTCACCTTACCCTATCCGGGGAATTAGTCGATGA
- the LOC116202203 gene encoding F-box protein CPR1-like isoform X2: MEKLSDDILVEILTRIPATSVTRLKLTNKKWCALISHPLFVKAHGERLRTDMRAACLKVLKIDRLCFQRTVSASRPQSLSFEVFEGVSVDKAMNSLHDPISRFPPIKIQVAGSCDGLICFTQLSCLHHIISLWNPSTKEVRNLPNDPNGPNLGFSQWLSFGLGIGYDCQTGDYKVVRAVCSRNEQCVKQIVVDVFMLKTNAWRRIHDNPREKFRELPMPETNANTEFQGIGIIDGRLVVYTGYWKWSGIFEGWSMKEYGVKTSWAKLFSISGEIFPAPAKRVQVLSLRNGKILLGLDRNEIVLYDIADGSFQFLLDIGWSGFRYEFIVYVESFISPYSGQGTSG; encoded by the exons ATGGAGAAGCTCAGTGATGACATCCTTGTCGAAATTCTTACGAGGATACCGGCAACTTCAGTGACTCGACTAAAGTTAACGAACAAGAAATGGTGTGCTTTGATTTCTCATCCGCTGTTTGTCAAAGCGCACGGGGAGCGTCTGAGGACTGACATGAGAGCTGCCTGTCTGAAGGTCCTTAAAATCGACCGCTTATGTTTTCAGAGAACTGTGAGTGCCAGTCGTCCTCAGTCTCTCAGTTTCGAAGTGTTCGAGGGGGTTAGTGTTGATAAGGCAATGAACAGTCTTCACGACCCAATCAGCCGTTTCCCACCGATAAAGATTCAGGTGGCAGGATCATGTGATGGCTTAATATGTTTCACTCAGCTTTCCTGTCTGCATCATATCATATCTCTGTGGAATCCATCTACGAAGGAGGTCAGGAATTTGCCAAATGACCCGAATGGACCTAACCTTGGGTTCAGTCAGTGGTTGTCCTTTGGACTTGGCATTGGCTATGATTGTCAAACTGGTGACTATAAGGTCGTAAGGGCTGTTTGTTCTCGAAATGAGCAATGTGTTAAGCAAATTGTAGTTGATGTTTTTATGCTCAAAACTAATGCCTGGAGGAGAATTCATGATAATCCCAGGG AAAAATTTCGAGAACTGCCGATGCCAGAAACCAATGCTAACACTGAGTTCCAAGGAATAGGGATTATTGATGGGCGGTTGGTTGTATATACGGGTTACTGGAAGTGGAGTGGCATTTTTGAGGGATGGTCGATGAAGGAGTACGGTGTGAAGACATCATGGGCTAAGCTTTTCAGTATCTCGGGAGAAATATTTCCTGCCCCAGCAAAACGCGTGCAAGTGCTGTCTCTTAGGAATGGCAAGATCCTCCTAGGTCTTGACAGGAATGAGATAGTCCTGTATGATATAGCCGATGGGAGTTTTCAATTCTTGCTTGATATTGGCTGGTCTGGTTTTCGGTACGAATTCATTGTTTATGTGGAAAGTTTCATCTCGCCTTACTCTGGCCAGGGAACGAGTGGATGA
- the LOC116202203 gene encoding F-box/kelch-repeat protein At3g23880-like isoform X1, with amino-acid sequence MEKLSDDILVEILTRIPATSVTRLKLTNKKWCALISHPLFVKAHGERLRTDMRAACLKVLKIDRLCFQRTVSASRPQSLSFEVFEGVSVDKAMNSLHDPISRFPPIKIQVAGSCDGLICFTQLSCLHHIISLWNPSTKEVRNLPNDPNGPNLGFSQWLSFGLGIGYDCQTGDYKVVRAVCSRNEQCVKQIVVDVFMLKTNAWRRIHDNPRGKLSCDSFYLNGAVHWFMRSRTEAEDSCAIVSFDLATEKFRELPMPETNANTEFQGIGIIDGRLVVYTGYWKWSGIFEGWSMKEYGVKTSWAKLFSISGEIFPAPAKRVQVLSLRNGKILLGLDRNEIVLYDIADGSFQFLLDIGWSGFRYEFIVYVESFISPYSGQGTSG; translated from the coding sequence ATGGAGAAGCTCAGTGATGACATCCTTGTCGAAATTCTTACGAGGATACCGGCAACTTCAGTGACTCGACTAAAGTTAACGAACAAGAAATGGTGTGCTTTGATTTCTCATCCGCTGTTTGTCAAAGCGCACGGGGAGCGTCTGAGGACTGACATGAGAGCTGCCTGTCTGAAGGTCCTTAAAATCGACCGCTTATGTTTTCAGAGAACTGTGAGTGCCAGTCGTCCTCAGTCTCTCAGTTTCGAAGTGTTCGAGGGGGTTAGTGTTGATAAGGCAATGAACAGTCTTCACGACCCAATCAGCCGTTTCCCACCGATAAAGATTCAGGTGGCAGGATCATGTGATGGCTTAATATGTTTCACTCAGCTTTCCTGTCTGCATCATATCATATCTCTGTGGAATCCATCTACGAAGGAGGTCAGGAATTTGCCAAATGACCCGAATGGACCTAACCTTGGGTTCAGTCAGTGGTTGTCCTTTGGACTTGGCATTGGCTATGATTGTCAAACTGGTGACTATAAGGTCGTAAGGGCTGTTTGTTCTCGAAATGAGCAATGTGTTAAGCAAATTGTAGTTGATGTTTTTATGCTCAAAACTAATGCCTGGAGGAGAATTCATGATAATCCCAGGGGTAAGCTTTCCTGTGATTCATTTTACTTGAATGGGGCTGTGCATTGGTTCATGAGGTCCAGAACTGAAGCAGAAGATTCATGTGCCATTGTTTCGTTTGACTTGGCTACAGAAAAATTTCGAGAACTGCCGATGCCAGAAACCAATGCTAACACTGAGTTCCAAGGAATAGGGATTATTGATGGGCGGTTGGTTGTATATACGGGTTACTGGAAGTGGAGTGGCATTTTTGAGGGATGGTCGATGAAGGAGTACGGTGTGAAGACATCATGGGCTAAGCTTTTCAGTATCTCGGGAGAAATATTTCCTGCCCCAGCAAAACGCGTGCAAGTGCTGTCTCTTAGGAATGGCAAGATCCTCCTAGGTCTTGACAGGAATGAGATAGTCCTGTATGATATAGCCGATGGGAGTTTTCAATTCTTGCTTGATATTGGCTGGTCTGGTTTTCGGTACGAATTCATTGTTTATGTGGAAAGTTTCATCTCGCCTTACTCTGGCCAGGGAACGAGTGGATGA